From Labeo rohita strain BAU-BD-2019 chromosome 18, IGBB_LRoh.1.0, whole genome shotgun sequence, the proteins below share one genomic window:
- the nmba gene encoding neuromedin Ba, which yields MAANSEDGHCKYRLFAFIMLFNISLSTAVSLDLTELRNKVSKIKVHPRGNLWATGHFMGKKSISNSQFQDSPFSSKHPRNTVGESGSSEDLKELITQEVLKVALQAQLEDPKRTQDVYNQDTDFMVKLLKNYIEKRNL from the exons ATGGCTGCGAATTCTGAAGATGGGCATTGCAAATATAGACTCTTTGCTTTCATTATGCTTTTCAACATATCGTTAAGCACCGCAGTCAGTCTCGATTTAACGGAGCTGCGAAATAAAGTTTCCAAAATTAAAGTGCATCCACGTGGGAATCTCTGGGCGACAG GTCATTTCATGGGCAAGAAGAGCATTTCAAACAGCCAGTTTCAGGACTCTCCGTTCTCCTCAAAGCATCCTAGGAATACTGTGGGAGAATCAGGGAGCTCCGAGGATTTGAAGGAGCTGATCACTCAGGAGGTGCTGAAAGTTGCTCTCCAGGCTCAGCTTGAAGATCCAAAGAGGACACAAGATGTTTATAATCAG GATACGGACTTCATGGTAAAGCTTTTGAAAAACTACATTGAAAAAAGGAACCTATAG
- the kti12 gene encoding protein KTI12 homolog, protein MPLIVMCGYPCSGKTRRARELKEYFTQNTERKVHIVGDEDQGIDRNSVYADSQKEKNLRGALRAEVERKVNKDDIVILDSSNYIKGYRYELFCLIKHTQTPHCLVYCLTSADVSSEWNKGREADSQYTQEILDALILRFEAPDSRNRWDSPLFTIQQEDSLPFEAICDALFKRKAPPPNQSTKSQPLSSTNFLYELDKVTQDVLMAVLESQKTSVPGDLISIPGATEKIELTRSLNMVELRKLRRQFISYTKMHPTENIGQIANMFVQYLNKSMH, encoded by the exons ATGCCTTTAATTGTAATGTGTGGTTACCCGTGCAGTGGCAAAACCCGACGAGCCCGTGAACTGAAAGAATACTTCAcacaaaatacagaaagaaaggtTCATATAGTCGGTGATGAAGATCAAGGAATTGACAGGAACTCTGTATATGCAG ATTCACAGAAAGAGAAGAACCTGAGAGGAGCATTGAGAGCTGAAGTGGAGAG GAAAGTCAATAAAGACGACATTGTGATTCTTGATTCCTCGAATTATATTAAAG gTTACAGATATGAGCTGTTCTGTCTgatcaaacatacacaaacacccCATTGCTTG GTGTACTGTTTGACGTCAGCTGACGTGAGCTCAGAATGGAATAAAGGCAGAGAGGCTGATTCTCAGTACACacaggaaat TCTGGATGCGCTAATATTGAGATTTGAAGCCCCTGATTCGAGAAATAGATGGGATAGTCCACTCTTTACTATTCAGCAAGAGGACTCTCTTCCATTTGAGGCCATCTGCGATGCGCTTTTTAAACGAAAAGCACCACCACCTAATCAGTCCACGAAGAGT CAACCGCTCTCATCCACAAACTTTCTGTACGAGTTGGACAAAGTTACTCAAGATGTCCTAATG GCTGTTCTTGAGTCACAGAAGACCAGCGTCCCTGGAGATCTCATTTCCATTCCTGGAGCCACAGAAAAG ATTGAACTCACAAGAAGTCTTAACATGGTGGAGTTGAGGAAACTCAGACGGCAGTTCATCAGTTACACCAAGATGCATCCAACAGAGAACATTGGACAGATCGCCAATATGTTTGTGCAGTATCTTAATAAGAGTATGCACtaa